A stretch of the Thalassotalea euphylliae genome encodes the following:
- a CDS encoding efflux RND transporter periplasmic adaptor subunit codes for MLNRQWFAERPYVIAIVIALLLVLWMASGISQDNKLQTNTEGNSSSVVAESSKKTQQAPIPKVKVETRMAVPVFDTVELYGRTEPDRTATLKAEVDGKIVEVLAKRGATVKQGDVIARIAINDLQARLTEAKALRAQREIEHQGATKLHKDGYQGRAQLARAVAELEAVKATIQRLEIDIANTVIRAPFDGVMNTRYVEQGDYVKDGDQIAMIADLDPLIVRAHATENQITQLQTGQLAHIELLSHQQADGEIRYIASVADDATNTFKIEVAIENADNQLLAGMSGEVTLPLAEVDAIKVSPALLALDEQGNIGIKIVVDNQVVFTGINIVKSESDGIWLTGLGKQADIIVLGQGFVRAGDTVEAVFDTAQALAQQSSDMNKG; via the coding sequence ATGTTAAATCGCCAATGGTTCGCCGAACGTCCCTATGTCATTGCTATTGTCATTGCTTTGCTATTGGTACTTTGGATGGCGTCAGGTATCAGTCAGGATAATAAGCTTCAAACCAACACTGAGGGCAACAGTAGCTCAGTAGTAGCAGAGTCATCTAAGAAAACTCAACAAGCCCCTATCCCTAAAGTCAAAGTTGAAACACGCATGGCAGTACCAGTGTTTGACACAGTTGAGCTATACGGTCGTACTGAGCCTGATCGCACCGCTACGTTAAAAGCAGAAGTCGACGGGAAAATTGTTGAAGTGTTGGCGAAACGTGGGGCGACGGTAAAACAAGGTGATGTGATTGCCCGTATCGCCATCAACGATTTACAGGCGCGATTAACAGAAGCTAAAGCGTTGCGCGCACAGCGGGAAATTGAGCACCAAGGTGCAACTAAACTTCATAAAGACGGTTACCAAGGTCGTGCACAATTAGCGCGTGCCGTGGCTGAATTAGAAGCAGTGAAAGCGACCATTCAACGCTTGGAAATTGATATTGCTAATACCGTGATTCGTGCGCCATTTGATGGCGTAATGAACACCCGTTATGTCGAACAAGGTGACTATGTAAAAGACGGCGATCAAATTGCGATGATTGCGGATCTCGATCCCTTGATTGTTCGTGCTCATGCCACAGAAAATCAAATTACCCAATTACAAACAGGGCAACTTGCGCATATTGAACTGCTAAGCCATCAACAAGCGGATGGCGAAATTCGTTACATTGCCAGTGTTGCCGATGATGCAACAAACACCTTTAAAATTGAAGTAGCGATTGAAAATGCTGACAACCAGCTACTTGCGGGCATGAGCGGTGAAGTGACCTTGCCACTTGCTGAAGTAGATGCCATTAAAGTATCACCGGCCTTATTAGCGTTAGACGAGCAAGGCAACATCGGTATTAAAATCGTGGTTGATAACCAGGTGGTGTTTACTGGCATTAATATCGTGAAAAGTGAAAGCGATGGTATTTGGTTAACTGGGCTAGGTAAACAAGCTGACATTATCGTGCTTGGCCAAGGTTTTGTCCGTGCGGGCGATACCGTTGAAGCTGTCTTTGACACAGCACAAGCGCTTGCGCAGCAATCTAGCGACATGAACAAGGGCTAA
- the erpA gene encoding iron-sulfur cluster insertion protein ErpA, translating into MSNPELPIQFTDAAATKVLALVTEEENPALKLRVYVTGGGCSGFQYGFTFDEKVNEGDMTIEKQGVTMVVDPMSLQYLVGGEVDYIEGLEGSRFIVSNPNATTTCGCGSSFSI; encoded by the coding sequence ATGTCTAATCCTGAATTACCGATCCAATTTACCGATGCAGCGGCAACAAAAGTATTGGCGCTAGTTACTGAGGAAGAGAATCCTGCACTTAAACTGCGCGTCTATGTTACCGGTGGTGGTTGCTCGGGATTCCAATATGGCTTTACTTTCGACGAAAAAGTTAACGAAGGTGATATGACCATTGAAAAACAAGGCGTTACTATGGTGGTAGATCCAATGAGCTTACAATATTTGGTTGGCGGCGAAGTGGACTACATTGAAGGCTTAGAAGGTAGCCGCTTTATTGTGAGCAACCCAAATGCAACAACAACTTGTGGTTGTGGTTCATCGTTCTCAATTTAA
- a CDS encoding DUF6776 family protein, with product MNWLAKINLPVVAKRLGAFKSALLLFSTIALCLFVGYRIGNYFHSFQTQTISQQKLRLDELYHQQNENLKHIHTLELELEVERIANQRAQQTIKAMEVDHFAVKKQLAFYEKVMAPEKQADGLVIDQVALEPMESENHYRLSVVLIQQTLKKRYAKGYIEFSLKGSQANRPATLTLEQISQLSQEQRSFSLKYFQRIEGDLTVPADFIPESLEIKAVLPKGKWQKYSELNESYPWSALVKPT from the coding sequence ATGAATTGGTTAGCAAAAATAAATCTACCTGTTGTCGCGAAGCGCTTAGGTGCATTCAAGTCTGCACTTTTATTGTTTTCAACAATTGCCTTGTGTCTATTCGTTGGCTATAGAATTGGCAACTATTTTCATAGTTTCCAAACGCAAACAATTAGTCAACAAAAACTGCGCTTAGATGAACTTTATCATCAGCAAAATGAAAACCTCAAACATATTCATACACTAGAGCTTGAACTTGAAGTTGAGCGCATTGCCAATCAGCGTGCCCAGCAAACCATTAAAGCCATGGAAGTGGATCATTTCGCGGTTAAAAAGCAGTTGGCGTTTTATGAAAAAGTGATGGCACCAGAGAAGCAGGCAGACGGTCTCGTTATTGATCAAGTGGCGTTGGAGCCAATGGAAAGTGAAAACCACTATCGATTAAGTGTTGTACTTATCCAGCAAACGCTGAAAAAGCGCTATGCCAAAGGGTATATTGAATTTTCGTTAAAGGGTAGCCAAGCAAATCGTCCAGCGACATTAACGCTTGAACAAATTAGCCAACTTTCCCAAGAACAGCGCTCGTTTAGTTTAAAGTACTTTCAACGTATTGAAGGTGATTTAACTGTACCTGCTGACTTTATTCCTGAATCATTGGAAATTAAGGCCGTATTGCCGAAAGGAAAATGGCAAAAATACAGCGAGTTAAATGAAAGTTATCCTTGGTCGGCATTAGTTAAACCAACTTAG
- a CDS encoding chloride channel protein has translation MLNITRFKNTVNYLDIAMRKRLALPITSWQLCLLAIIGGTISSLLIALFIGAINSIQQWLLADIGHYTSLTELNRLFLPIIGALAILLTAWLTGYQYIRTGIPFVLHRLKVAYGVIPLRNTINQFFGGIIALASGFSVGKEGPAVHLGAASSAYLGSRFNLPSNATRTLAASGVAAGIAACFNTPIAAVIFVMEVILREYKIHMFIPIMLAAIVGSMVTSTIFGPAHGYEFFSPVALDFEHYPWLILLGLMLGTLAAIFNRFIVAAIENAKHFHVVARLLIAGLITGSVGFIIPYAMGTDLGAMHFTMSDDASTALLLGLLVAKCGLTIVAVGMGIPGGVIGPIFSIGAIAGAVAAGMMGIAFEDKMTSDFALMGMAGFMAATLNAPLAALLAVVELSNQLEIIAPSMLVISTACLCAGQLFNNRSVFIMQLNVQELSYRTPPLENTLHNIGVLGIMRTNLALLNARDTEQEMQEKAMKSEYLIMQSNGEFYWNEVVYEPGKERRFRQHKLIPISSCATLAEAYLQLNEQRLGGVYIYDKSPDNIIGLLTFEQIRAYLTKGKI, from the coding sequence TTGCTAAATATAACGCGCTTTAAAAACACGGTTAACTATCTAGACATTGCGATGCGCAAGCGTTTAGCACTGCCCATTACCTCTTGGCAACTGTGTTTACTCGCCATCATTGGCGGCACGATATCGTCCTTACTGATTGCCTTATTTATTGGTGCGATTAATAGCATTCAACAATGGTTACTCGCAGATATCGGCCATTATACCAGCTTAACCGAGTTAAATCGTTTATTCTTGCCAATCATTGGCGCCTTAGCAATTTTATTAACGGCGTGGTTAACTGGTTATCAATATATTCGTACTGGTATCCCGTTTGTACTGCACCGCTTGAAAGTCGCCTACGGTGTGATTCCATTGCGCAATACCATCAATCAGTTTTTCGGTGGCATTATCGCCCTTGCCAGCGGTTTTTCCGTGGGTAAAGAAGGTCCTGCCGTACATTTAGGTGCGGCCAGTAGTGCTTATTTAGGCAGCCGCTTTAATCTGCCATCCAATGCGACTCGAACCTTGGCAGCATCAGGCGTAGCTGCCGGTATTGCGGCGTGCTTTAACACACCTATTGCCGCAGTAATTTTTGTGATGGAAGTAATTCTGCGCGAATACAAAATTCACATGTTTATTCCGATCATGCTGGCCGCAATTGTTGGCTCTATGGTGACCAGCACGATTTTTGGTCCTGCCCATGGTTATGAATTTTTTAGCCCTGTTGCCTTAGATTTTGAGCACTACCCTTGGCTTATTCTATTGGGCTTAATGCTAGGTACATTAGCTGCTATTTTTAATCGTTTTATCGTTGCAGCCATTGAAAACGCCAAGCATTTTCACGTGGTTGCGCGCTTATTAATTGCCGGCCTAATTACCGGCTCGGTCGGCTTTATTATTCCCTATGCAATGGGTACAGATCTTGGCGCAATGCACTTTACCATGAGTGATGACGCCAGCACGGCGTTATTGCTCGGCTTACTAGTCGCTAAATGTGGCTTAACTATTGTAGCCGTTGGCATGGGTATTCCTGGTGGTGTAATTGGCCCAATTTTCAGCATTGGCGCAATTGCAGGTGCTGTTGCTGCGGGCATGATGGGCATCGCCTTTGAAGATAAAATGACTAGCGACTTTGCCTTAATGGGCATGGCTGGTTTTATGGCAGCAACACTTAATGCCCCGCTTGCGGCCTTGTTGGCAGTGGTTGAACTATCAAACCAACTAGAGATTATTGCGCCATCCATGTTAGTGATCTCCACCGCTTGTCTATGCGCTGGTCAGCTATTTAATAATCGTTCCGTATTTATTATGCAGCTTAACGTCCAAGAGCTCTCGTATCGAACGCCACCATTGGAGAACACCCTCCACAATATTGGTGTATTAGGCATAATGCGCACTAATTTAGCGTTACTCAATGCCAGAGACACTGAGCAAGAGATGCAAGAAAAAGCGATGAAAAGCGAATACTTGATCATGCAAAGCAATGGCGAGTTTTACTGGAATGAAGTGGTTTACGAGCCAGGCAAAGAGCGACGCTTCAGACAACATAAGCTGATTCCAATTTCCAGCTGCGCAACGCTTGCTGAAGCATACCTACAACTAAATGAGCAGCGTTTGGGTGGCGTGTACATTTATGACAAATCACCGGATAATATTATTGGTTTATTAACCTTCGAGCAGATTCGTGCGTATTTAACGAAAGGAAAAATTTAA
- a CDS encoding CopD family protein — MTTILWLKAFHVIFMVAWFAGIFYLPRLFVNHAESNNPDVIEQLKGMERRLLFFITPFAILTLALGLALIMQYGRDWFVAAKWLHYKLTLVIILFAYHAYCFKLLKDFKLDRNTRSGRFYRIFNEVPVLILFAVIILAYVKPM; from the coding sequence ATGACCACAATATTATGGCTAAAGGCTTTTCACGTAATTTTTATGGTTGCCTGGTTTGCCGGTATTTTCTATTTGCCTCGATTATTTGTGAATCACGCAGAATCAAATAATCCCGATGTGATTGAACAGCTAAAAGGCATGGAGCGACGCCTACTCTTTTTTATTACCCCATTTGCGATACTTACCTTAGCACTCGGGTTAGCCTTGATTATGCAATATGGTCGTGACTGGTTTGTGGCCGCAAAATGGCTGCATTACAAGCTGACCTTAGTGATTATATTGTTCGCTTATCACGCCTATTGTTTTAAATTGCTGAAAGATTTTAAGCTAGATCGAAACACTCGCTCAGGTCGCTTTTACCGTATTTTTAATGAAGTTCCCGTACTGATTTTATTTGCTGTCATTATTCTTGCTTACGTCAAACCTATGTAA